In Ursus arctos isolate Adak ecotype North America unplaced genomic scaffold, UrsArc2.0 scaffold_2, whole genome shotgun sequence, the genomic stretch ATATCCTGGTCACCACACCAttctggggtggggcagaggcaagAAGGAGCAACTGACGTGGGTAGAGGTAGCCATGAGGTGGGGATGTCCTGAGGGCCATTTGGGGAGGAGCGAGCTGGTGTCCGGGGTGGGCgagggcagggctgagggacCCGTTATGGAGGGGCAGGGGTCACTCTATCCTTTCCCCGAGACCCTGTGGAGCCTCCAAAGATGCTCTTCTCTCAGGAAGGTCTGGTGTCCTCTGCAGAGGGGCCTCCGGAAACCACGCGCAGGCCCCTCCACAGTGGGTGTCAGCAGCGCCCCCTGGTGGTCCCCGCACACCCAGCCTCCCACCTGGGGTCCAGGCCGGCCTCCTGCTCCCCGCGTCCCTCCAGCCCGCTCTGGCCTCTCCCGCCGTCCCAGGCCAGCGGACCCACATCTAGGCATCTGGAGATGTCCAGACCAGGCAGCTGGCGCTGTGCCTCCTTCACTCCCTGCTGAAAGCACCTCCGGCCTCCAGCTCAGTGACCCGggctcaggctccacacttgctAAATGAACTTCCTGAAAATACCTACCCCTTGGGGTTAAGTCCTAAGTAAGATACTCCTTGCAAAGTTGCTTAGTCCTGGTTTACAATCTTCACACTCCTCTCAGACCTTATGACCTTATTATGTATGCGATGAGCGAAGCAAGCCTCAGAGAGGCTGGGGTCTCACAGCCAGGGAGTGACCCCTGGAATTCAAACTCGGGGGGGGGAGTCCAAAGCCCAAGCCTTATCTCAGATTGTGGCAGAGGGCATGTCCTGGATGCCCGGTGGAGGTAAGGGGGCCGGTTCAGTTCTGTCCCCTTGGGGAagtcctctctttctctggcctCAATTGCCACATGTGTTGAATGAACAAAGAGCAGATCGTAATCTCCAAGGCTTGTGGCTACGGTGCCACAACTCTGCTCTCCCAGCTTCAGTGCTGCTGCTGGTTCTGGGACGTGGGGCTGGCCACTGGGGAGCAAGCCGGCTGTGGGACTTCCTGGCTCCTGAGGTTTGGGGTTTCAGGTGCTACAAGGACCAGGCTGGCTGTGGCTCTCTGAGCTTGTGGGAGATAGGCTCGAGTCCGGGGGCGCTCTCCCTGACTCCCAAGATGGGCAAGTGGCCCAGGGGTGGAGCCAGGTTCAGGCCAGGCAATCCCTCAGAGCTCCCTCCTTTGTCTCACAAACATTCCCTTCCTAGAAAAGTGAGGGTTCCTGGGGGAGCCCAAGGCCTCCCCTGAGACCCTGCAAGCCCCATTGGCCACACTCCCCATCCCTGGTCCTGACGTGGTCCTAAGGCAGCTGGGCCCTGTCTATACTCCTTCTCTCACAGCTCCCTGACCCTCCCCAGGGACCTCCGCAAACCCTCACCTCTCTTGAGCCCCTAGCCCTGCAGGGACCATTGAGCTGATTAGGCCAGTGCTGAGGGCTTCTGAGAGGAGGATGACTACTGGCTGAGGAAGACAGCCCCTTAACTCCCTCACTCTGCCTGGCCCACCCTCTCCCAGTGCTGTGTAGACCTGGTGGCTGGGGGTGCTGGGTCTTGGGAAGGCTACATTAGAGCATGCCTAGAATAGTAAACTAGGTTTCTGAAAGGTTCTGTGGTTGGACACAGGGTCTGGGCAGGCCCTCCCTCAGCCAGGCAGAGGGGGTGGTTCCTGGGTTGGCAGGTGGCACTGCCTGGGATGGAAGGGATGGAGTGGCAAgtgtcccctcccccatgctgCTATTCATCCTGGTTGGGGGTGTGGTCTGAGCCTGGCTCCAGGATCAGTCTGCCCCCTAGAATCTGCCGTGTTCCTATGGAGCCTTGCAGCTTACACAGCTCTCATCACATTCTCCTGTGGCACAGGTGTGATGAGGCCCAGGCTGCTGACCCTGTTTACCAGAGGACTGGCTCCCAGATGGGAAGATTGGTGGGTAGGGGAGTGCGTGTTCAGTCCCTGTGTTGACCAGGCCTCTACCTACCCGCCAAGGAACCAGTGGGGAATAGTGCTGGTGCCCCTAATAATGAGAGGAGCCAGAGGAAGCTACTTGTGGGCAGATTTGAGGTGAGTTTCCCACCCATGAATTCTGTGGCAGGCAGACATCAGGACCCCATCTGCAGACCATctcagagagcctgacatggatgCCACAGGGATGCTTTTCTTGGGTTGAAGACCCAGGAGCCCTTGCTGCTGTCCTAGGATGTGGCAAGATTTGAGTATGGCTCATCCTGCCatcagctccccccacccccagtcttgTTTTCCCAGCCCCTGGTGTGTCTCAGCAAGGTCTACAGGGCCAGGACTCTCCCTGCCCAGGAACAACCCCTgtccagggtggggggtgggcaggtgaGAAATCTCCCACGCTGAGGCCCTGGCCCCATCCAAGTCTAacctggcccctgcctcccaggggTTGAAACTGCCTCTAAGTTCTTAACCCCTGAAGAAGAAAAGGTCCAGCCGAGGCTCCAGTcagaaaccacttttttttttttttttttaaacttagttaCCAACGTCACCTGTGAGGGCTGGGGACttgaaaacaggaaacaaccTGGGATGGGATTTTGTCACCTCACATAGATACACGTGTGCCCACATGTACCCACACCTGCACACGTGCTGACCACATCCGCAGCAAGGGGGCCTTGGCCGGGTATGTGTGGAGACACTTATGCAGgcctaagaataaaataaaatgtgcaaagATGATGCGCCCCCAGGATGCAGACACCAGAAGGGGGTCCCAGAGGTCTGAGAGGAGAGGAAGCCCAAGCGGACTTGGGGGCCCTCTTATCGAACTCCTAAATGCCCCTCCATGGCTCTGTGCCCGAGAGAGTCCGGGAAAGGGACAAGGTTGGGGCCGGCTTGGAGAGGCCGCTCTCCTGCCTGAGCGTAAAGTCCATTCTCCATGGAGATGAAACTGCTGCGTGCTGGCGCTGGCAGGGGTGCCCAGGGGGCAGGCGGCTGGGGCTGGCCGACTGCGCGCACAGGCAGCGCCGCCCACCGGGACAGGGGCCGGGGCGGAAGGACCACGTCCAGAGTTGCCGGGCAGTAGCAGCTGGTGTTGACCGTGGTGTAGGTGGTGTAGGAGGCCCGACCAGCCACCTGCAGGGATGATGAGGAAGGAGGCCCAAGTTAGGCTCTACCTCACAgcacctcccctctccccgctGCAGCCGACTCTGTTCCCCACTCCAAAACAGTCCCCCAATCCTCACCCTTGCTCGCGTCTGTATCGGGGGACTGGTGCGGGGTGGCTGGACCTTCATGACAGACCTGGGAGAGATAGGAGGGTCAGAAGCAAAGCATGCGGCTAGCCCGCCGGCGCCGGGGTTTAGACTGGGCCCGACAGGGGTTGGGTCTCACCAGTGCCTCTGCCGATGCAGGAGGTGGAGGAGGTAGACGCAGCCAAAGAGGAGGACCCCCGACACCCCAAAGATACCGGCCAGGTCAGCCCGCAGTATGGGAGCTGGAGTAGGGGCAGGGAGTCCTGTGTATAGACAAAGAAGAGTACCAGACAGGCGGCTGGTGCTCTGgtggccctccctgccctccccggtCCCTCTGTTCAGCCCCACCTTGGTCTGTGCTGAGAAAGAGGTTCCCACAGGCCTCCTGGGAGCCCTCAGGAAACGAAACAAACTTGCAGCAGAAAGTGGTGTTGGGACTGGGGCTTCTCCCCTCAGACCCTTCTTCCACGGTGAGGGAGATGCtggttttggtttcccagtgggCCTGGCAGGCAGGGGACCACTGCTGGATGCCAAATTCTGGGTGCAAAACAGCCAGCCTAGTCCCTCCAGCACCATCAGGCCCCCCAGAGCTCACAGTCACCAGGGAGACAGAGCCAGATCCCAGGAATCCACAGCGGACAGTGAAGGACGGGGACTTAGTGGCCTCCATCTGAACTTGCACCCACACTTCAGGAGTCCCTGTGGGATACAGACATAGGAGGACCCTGGGGCTGGGTCTCCACCCTACCCCCATGTCTTCCGCTTCCCTCCTAGCCCCCAACTCACCAGCAGTGATGCAGAGTGTCAGCAGCGCTAAGAGCAGGACCGGGGCCCGGGGCCTGTCCATGGCTTCCCTCTGGCCTCAGCTCGGGGAGCTGTCGTGGTGGGGACAGCACCTGTGCTTCCGTTCTCATCGCAGGAAGTTTTCATGTGTGAGCGGCCCGGGGAGCAGCCGGGCTCAGTGTTCTCCACGCCCCTGCCCCActtccttctctgtctgcctcagCTTGGTGAACACAGGGCAGTGGACCCCCTTCCTTGAGAGACTTAAAGTCATGGCGACACGGTTTTCCCTGTACCCCAGGCTGTGCTGCATGTGCGTGGGGCAGCGGGCTCTGCTTCCTTTCCCAGCCCTGTCTCCAAGGAACCACCAGggcaggccaggccctgggaagtacgaggggtgggagaggaaagaacCAGGGGTCCCTGGTCTCTGCTTAGGAAGAAGCCTctgaccccctcccctgctgctaAGGGGTGGGGAATGTACGGGAATTTGGGAAGAGGACGATCCTTAGCAGGAAAGCCGGCAGGGGGCAACCTGGGAGCCAGCCAGCTTGACTCCTCTACTGATCTCTAGTGCAGGCCCCCCCACTCCCAACTGCCGCTGAAACGAAGTGTCATCACGTCCAGCTGCCCGCTTAGCATTCCCTCCTGGACGCCTATCACAAACGAACCCCAAACTGAACTCTGCCCCAGTtgcagcctccccccccccccaacagtgaGGGCAAGGGGCTTCCAGCTGCTTGGGCCAGAGGCATAGTCCTGGGTGGCtcttctctttcatctccagcctgTCAGGAAACCCCAAGGGCTTCCCGTCCTGACCACCTGAGCCCTTTGTCCCACTCCTGCCGCCTTCCTGTCTCAAGCCGTCTCTTTCCACAAAGCACTACTCCACACTGCTTTCTTGCATCTGTTCATTTATAGGACACAAAGCACCCAGAATGCTGTGGACAGAGCGCTTTCCATCTTGTCCTGTCCTGTGCCAAGCTTGAATGTGGGGTTGGAGGAGCTTGGTGAGCTCAGGGTTAGAGCCAAGGGCCTGTGCTGAGGACTTTTTTTTGGTCCAAGGTGTGGTCAGAAAGCGATGTGGCCCCGCCCCAGAACCACGGTCATCTGAGGCCTGGCTTGCCCACGTGCCCGTTTCGGTGCATTTAATCCTGCGTTAGCCAAAAGCCAGATCGGTCTCTTGAGGCAGACACTGTCATCCCATCCACTCCTGAAAACCTAGAAAAGCAGGGCCTCCAGGTCAGTCATTCGCTGCTCCCAGCCCAGCGAGCATCCTCTCAACCTGGTGACCTTCACTCGGATCCAAGGGACCAATCTCCAAACCCGACTCACACCTGCTCTCACCACTTCCTCTACTACTGTTCGCTTGATGGGTGGGACCCCAGCTCAGTGTGGAAGCAGAGCACAGGGGCACGTGCAACCTCAGCCCCCCTAGCCTGGAAGCCCTCTTCCCACCCGCTGAAATCCTTCCCACAATCCTCCCCGCAAGATCCAAATCCCAACGGCTCCAAGAAGTTGTCCCTGAGTGAACATTTCCTTCTTGCGCAACCACTGCACAGATGGTGGGCCCTGGGCCGTGGCTGCCAGGGGGCCGGTCCCCCCGGGCTGACTCTAAGCCCTGGAGGCAAGGCTGTCTTTCCGAGCCCAAGCGCACAAGGGGAGAGCGATGCTTGGGGGTCAGTGGGACAAAAAGCAATGGCACAACTACTCACCAACATCTTCCATTTTGTCTTGTAAGCCACACTGTCTCCTATTTAAAACATAGAAAACGTCAAAGTTCTCTTTCACTTCCCCCCCATTCCCATTTCCCTCCCCGTTTTTTCATGAGGTTCAGACTGtccatattttatcatttctggaTTTTGTGCATGGCTTAGaccaaattatcaaaataacattgtaagttttgtttttatcccAAACTCTATGAAGGGTTTTCTTTTAGCCCCTATTTAATGTGGGGAAGGTGTAAAATAGTGTAACCTTTCAGATGGAAAGCCAATGTCACCAAAGTCtctttatatgctttttttttttttttaagattttatttaacacagagacagccagcgagagagggaacacaagcaggacgagtgagagaggaagaagcaggctcccagcagaggagtctgatgtggggcttgatcccagaccgttgggatcacgccctgagcggaaggctgacgcttaatgactgaaccacccagactcCCCTCTTTACGTGCTGTTTTGAAATGCCATCTTGATCACAAATTCTCACAAATGATCTACTTCTGGCTTCTCTTTCCTAATCTATCTGTTGattcatttgcttatttctaTTTCAATACCACAAGGTCCCAAGTAGAATGCTTTTGTTTTGATGTGATGACCCTTGCCCTTTCTCAAAACTTTCTTGGCTATTCCTGAACAGTCTCCAGAGTTTTGAGTTCCAGCAACACAGAAGGTCATTAAACCTGCCAACAAAAACCCTGTATCGTCAGGCTGCATGGCTGGGCCTCTTCTCTTTTTGGCCCAGAGGCACACATTAGATGACACAGGTCTGCTAATGGCCACTTCCAGCTCTGACCTTTCTTTCTTAGTGAAATC encodes the following:
- the PVRIG gene encoding LOW QUALITY PROTEIN: transmembrane protein PVRIG (The sequence of the model RefSeq protein was modified relative to this genomic sequence to represent the inferred CDS: deleted 1 base in 1 codon) codes for the protein MRTEAQVLSPPRQLPELRPEGSHGQARAPVLLLALLTLCITAGTPEVWVQVQMEATKSPSFTVRCGFLGSGSVSLVTVSSGGPDGAGGTRLAVLHPEFGIQQWSPACQAHWETKTSISLTVEEGSEGRSPSPNTTFCCKFVSFPEGSQEACGNLFLSTDQGLPAPTPAPILRADLAGIFGVSGVLLFGCVYLLHLLHRQRHWSVMKVQPPRTSPPIQTRARVAGRASYTTYTTVNTSCYCPATLDVVLPPRPLSRWAALPVRAVGQPQPPAPWAPLPAPARSSFISMENGLYAQAGERPLQAGPNLVPFPDSLGHRAMEGHLGVR